The Aeromonas veronii genome includes the window TAGCTGTTGTCGTCCGCCCAGACTGGCTGGCTGATGCCGAGCAGGAGCAACAGGGTGGCGAGGGGTTTGGTCAGTGAGGGCAGGGGCAAGATGGACTCCTTACGACTTTCGAACATGTACCGAGGATGGTTTAATGACACATTTTAGTCAGTTTGACAGTCCATTAATAAGGGCCATGAATGTCTGTTTTCACTGTACCGTCGCGGACATTGGCCAGTGCCCATGACTGAGCTGCACATAGCGCTGCGGCGCGAAGCCGGGAGCTCGCTGGCTGACCAGATCGCCACGGCCATCGGCCAGTCGATCCGCCAGGGCTCGCTCTACGCGGGGGCCAGGCTGCCCTCATGGCGGGATCTGAGTATCCAGCTCGGGGTCGCGCGGGGCACAGTCCGTGCCGCCTATGAGCGGTTGAACGATGAGCAGCTGATCGTCTCGCAGGGGGCGGCGGGCACCTTCGTCGCCCAGTGCCTGCCGATGGACTCGCCGCCCGATCTCGGGGGGCAATCCAACCCCTTGCCCGAGCTCTATCAACATCCCTTCGGCGAGCTCCCTCGGGTATTCCAGGTCGGCGTACCTGCGCAGGACGGTTTTCCCGGCAAGCTCTGGTCCCGGGTGGCGGCCCAGGCTGCCAGTCAGGCCGCCATGGCCACGGTCAGCTATCCGGATCCCCGTGGCGAACTGACGCTGCGCACCGAGGTCGCCGCCTATCTGTCCGTGGCTCGCGGGATCAGCTGCTCGCCGGCCCAGATCCTCATCACCTCGGGGTATAGCGGTGCCCTCGGGCTGCTTGTCCACGGCCTCGGCTTGCAGGGGAAAGAGGCCTGGATTGAGGATCCTGGCTATCCATTGTCGCGGATGGCGCTCGCCATAGCGGGTGTGACGCCTGTGCCTGTCCCGGTCGATGCGCAGGGGCTCGATGTTGATGAGGGGATAGCCCGTGCGGCGGACGCCGCGCTGGCCATAGTCACCGCCGGCCAGCAGGCGCCGCTGGGCATGACCCTTTCCCTCGCCCGCCGCCACCGGTTGCTGGAGTGGGCCGCCAGTCGCGGCGGCTGGATCATCGAGGATGATTACCTGAGCGAGCTGCAACTCACCGGCCGGGCGGCGCCAGCCCTGGCCTCCCTGGATCGCCATGGCCGGGTCATCTATGTCGGTACCTTCAGCAAGACCATCAGCCCAGGCCTGCGTCTCGGCTTCATGGTGGTGCCGCCGGCCCTGGCCGGCAAGATGGGGGACGTGGCCGCCGCACTCGCCCCCGCCGCCTCGGTGGCCAGCCAGTGGGCGCTCGCTGAGTTCATGCGCAAGGGACACTATCTGCGTCACTTGCGCAGGATGAAGCGTATCTACCGTGCGCGGGCGGCGGCGCTGCAACAGGCCTTGCCGGTGCCCGCCGAGACGGTCACCATGGCGGGGCTGGCGCTGCTGCTTCACCTGCCTCAGGGCTGCGATGATGTCGCCATCGTGCGCCGGGCCCAGGCTGTCGGACTGGCGCCAGCCCCCTTGTCCGTCTGGTTCGCAGACCCGGCGCGAGCGAGATCGGGTCTGCTGCTGGGGATCACCAATCTGCCGCAAGAGGGGCTGGAGGCGTGCTGCACCCAGCTGATGCGACAGATCGAGCCTGGCGCAGGCCAGGAGGGGGCGCTTTCCCCGCCATCTATGCCAGATCGGACGGTTTAATAGGCTATGGGTCGCGAAAAGTGGGTACTTGGCCCTGTTACTGGCGGCAAAGGCTTGATAAATGGGGTTTCTGCCTACATCTTAGATGGTCCAAGCAAGCTTCTGGACGGCAGGGGCTGCAGAGCATTTTAGAGGTACCGCAGATGAACAACCCTTTGCTGACCATGGACTCGCTGCCTCCCTTCAGCCAGATCCAGCCTGAACAGGTGCAGCCTGCCGTCATGCAGGCCATCGCCGACTGCAAACAGAAGATTGATGACGTACTGGCCCGGCGCGAGCCCCACACCTGGGACAGCCTGATCGCCCCCCTGGAAGAGGTCAATGACCGGCTGGGACGCATCTGGTCGCCGGTGAGCCACCTCAACGCCGTGCAGAACAGCGAGGCTCTGCGGGAGGCCCATGATGCCTGCCTGCCGCTGCTCTCCGAGTTCCAGACCTATGTCGGCCAGCATGAAGGGCTCTATCAGGCGTATCGCGAGCTGGCCGAGAGCGACGACTTCCCCCTGCTGAGCGGTGCCCAGCGCAAGGAGATCCAGAA containing:
- a CDS encoding PLP-dependent aminotransferase family protein; the protein is MTELHIALRREAGSSLADQIATAIGQSIRQGSLYAGARLPSWRDLSIQLGVARGTVRAAYERLNDEQLIVSQGAAGTFVAQCLPMDSPPDLGGQSNPLPELYQHPFGELPRVFQVGVPAQDGFPGKLWSRVAAQAASQAAMATVSYPDPRGELTLRTEVAAYLSVARGISCSPAQILITSGYSGALGLLVHGLGLQGKEAWIEDPGYPLSRMALAIAGVTPVPVPVDAQGLDVDEGIARAADAALAIVTAGQQAPLGMTLSLARRHRLLEWAASRGGWIIEDDYLSELQLTGRAAPALASLDRHGRVIYVGTFSKTISPGLRLGFMVVPPALAGKMGDVAAALAPAASVASQWALAEFMRKGHYLRHLRRMKRIYRARAAALQQALPVPAETVTMAGLALLLHLPQGCDDVAIVRRAQAVGLAPAPLSVWFADPARARSGLLLGITNLPQEGLEACCTQLMRQIEPGAGQEGALSPPSMPDRTV